The following is a genomic window from Plectropomus leopardus isolate mb chromosome 3, YSFRI_Pleo_2.0, whole genome shotgun sequence.
ACAAGTGTAAGAATCCTTACTGTAATCTGTTAACTGAAAATGATCACGGATACAAAGCTTTAACAGACTGAAATAACAAACTACAATTGTTTCTTGCATGATGCATCAGTATTCTGATATTTCAaaaagggccctgacacaccaagctaaAAGTCACCCTTTTTTGGGTGGTCTTTCTTACTCTTTTGGCACTAATCAGTCCCTGTCGGCCCTTATCGGCTTTTTTGGCAGATTTAACATGTTGAATCAgcatcagtgaatgaaatcactctggcAGTTCAATTCAGTgaaagtgaggaaagtaaaaaagTGGCTAAAGTCAAAAGTCGTGAGAACAAAAACTTGTTACATaaggtaaaataaattttttagtCACTGAGCTCTAGCAGAAGTTGCTCACTAGTACACAGTAAATATTCTTTGCTCTTTCAACACACGGTTGTgctcttttcccttttttaatgatgCATGCAGACAACCACCAGTGGCTGCtgtggagagttatttcctctcacgcaggaaCAGAACTTCTCGTCAGCTGTAGCCTTTGCGGTGTGCTCAGATGCAGATCTGGGCCCTTAATTTCTCACTCTCTCAGTCacactttattcagtgttattGTGAATGTTTATGTGCAAAAATCATTTGAATATTGTCAAATTAGATGCAGCAATTCATTCATGTTTAAACAAAGCCATTAATTCTAGAAGAGCCGCtcagaaactgttttttgggttgtttttttttttagaaatgtaatttttcagcAGGGAGTTGAACCCTTTGATGAGGATCAATACAGATATCCATGGTAAACTCACATGGTATCCATGCAAAAAAGACTTTGCAATCCTCAAAATCAATTATGTCACATTGCAGTCACTTTAATCGTATTTATTAAGCTTTAGGGCAAAATCACTGAAGACTTAATAAAGCTTTGTTAAGTATCAATCTGTCTTTGTTAGAGACAAATCACCAGTACCTGCTTCAGGCAGAATCCTGAGGTCTCCATCAGCATAGTCGTCCCACAGCTGGTACATATAAAGTACGGGGTCCTTTTCATAAGTGATATAATACCAGTTGGTCATGACTGGAGCTCTGGAGAGGACCATGCCCCTCCACTCGTTCTTCTCTCCATCCTCTTTTTCAAACAGATGCTCCACAGCTTTGCCCACCAGCTCCTCTGCCCCTGGAGGCATCTTGATCTTGTTGTTTACTGTGGAGACGCAGCAGCAAAGGATGTACAGTAAAAAAGTGAGAAACATGGCTATCTGTGCAAAAAAGCGCGTCACTGTTACATATTTCACACCTTCATTATATGAGAGACGTTTGTCTTAGTTGACATCAGGGTCTAAAACATGAATTCAGCTGGCAAAGGTAACAAGAGTGGCTCGCTAACTCACCGACGCTTTCCGACAGGACCTGCAGATTCGACACTCTGTCGTCCTTGAACAGCTCGATGCCATAGACGCAGTCAAAGCCGTCATACTTCACCATGAAGAGAGAAGGGTTAACACTCAGCCTGTCGAGTACTGTTCCCTTCCATTTGCTCTGGTTGCCCTTCTCACGCCAGTTATGCTGAATACGGACTCCCAGAATGCTGTTGGGATCCGGGCTCAATGTGTCACTCAGCTCCCCACTACTCCGCTTTCTGGCAAAACAGGATAAATATGCATGTCTGCGTTACCAACACCAGAACTTACTTTACTACTTCATACAGCTGATTATATAAAAAGAATGtgatattgttttattcattaattacaGACGTAAATCTATTATAAGATATTGGTAAcggtccagtgtgttggatttaggaggatatattagcagaaatggattataatattttctatttttatattcttttgttCATAAT
Proteins encoded in this region:
- the LOC121939129 gene encoding spindlin-1-like gives rise to the protein MSKKRGRKRSSGELSDTLSPDPNSILGVRIQHNWREKGNQSKWKGTVLDRLSVNPSLFMVKYDGFDCVYGIELFKDDRVSNLQVLSESVVNNKIKMPPGAEELVGKAVEHLFEKEDGEKNEWRGMVLSRAPVMTNWYYITYEKDPVLYMYQLWDDYADGDLRILPEAENKHLLPADRKPGEETESLVGKQVEYVTDKGVKRTGLVIYQVPAKPSVYYIKYDDDFHIHVYDLVKTT